A window from Rhea pennata isolate bPtePen1 chromosome 1, bPtePen1.pri, whole genome shotgun sequence encodes these proteins:
- the TASL gene encoding TLR adapter interacting with SLC15A4 on the lysosome: MLSEGYLYRITYLCKDHFNSELYRESAAEEAACEMRPMRGFRYSSTDEAQGKSLFQRCRSAGKCISSVHSKGSRHIGKQKDNLPQPAKHPPSEGQTPPAVDICEGLTRKDAYLVPSSCKSICKNYNDLHIAGDYVMPISSVATDFTCDSGIGPFLESSEIPPPMESVKVPPTDTSRKPAQGYSSCWRAASLVPHHQPLSDSALNDYLEQKLVELYKQYIMDSTVNRASPTQILASELIMTNVDQISMQISRERNMETTKAKDIVISRFLQIASEKISSEISTPSLHISQYSNTNA, translated from the coding sequence ATGCTGTCGGAAGGTTACCTTTACAGGATCACCTACCTTTGCAAAGATCACTTCAACTCTGAGCTCTACAGAGAGAgtgcagcagaggaagcagcatGTGAAATGAGGCCCATGCGAGGCTTCAGGTATTCTTCCACAGATGAAGCACAAGGAAAAAGTCTCTTTCAGAGATGCAGATCTGCTGGCAAATGCATTTCCTCAGTCCATTCTAAAGGCAGCAGACATATCGGTAAGCAGAAAGATAATCTCCCGCAGCCTGCCAAGCACCCACCCTCTGAGGGGCAGACGCCTCCAGCTGTGGACATCTGTGAAGGGCTGACGAGAAAAGATGCCTACCTGGTTCCATCTTCCTGTAAAAGCATTTGCAAGAACTACAACGATTTGCACATCGCTGGGGACTACGTGATGCCCATTAGCTCAGTAGCAACAGATTTTACTTGTGACAGTGGGATAGGTCCCTTCTTGGAGTCCTCAGAGATCCCACCACCAATGGAGTCGGTGAAAGTTCCCCCCACCGACACCAGTCGCAAACCAGCTCAAGGCTACTCATCATGCTGGCGAGCGGCAAGTTTAGTGCCGCACCACCAGCCCCTCTCCGACTCGGCCCTGAACGACTACCTAGAACAGAAGCTAGTGGAACTGTATAAACAGTATATCATGGACAGCACAGTAAACAGGGCATCTCCCACTCAGATCCTGGCCTCTGAGCTTATCATGACTAACGTAGACCAAATCAGCATGCAGATATCACGAGAGAGAAATATGGAGACCACCAAGGCCAAAGACATTGTCATTAGCCGCTTCTTACAAATAGCCAGTGAAAAAATATCCTCAGAAATTAGCACACCTAGTCTGCATATTTCCCAATATAGTAACACTAATGCGTAA